A genomic window from Massilia sp. METH4 includes:
- a CDS encoding electron transfer flavoprotein-ubiquinone oxidoreductase has product MTNLVEQYGPREAMEYDVVIVGGGPAGLSAAIRIKQLAQEKNQEISVVVLEKGGELGAHILSGAVMDPRALNELIPDWKEKGAPLNTPVSEDRVLFLTETKAYKTPNFMVPKCLENHGNYVISLGNVVRWLGQQAESLGVEIFPGFPAAEILYNEDGSVKGVATGNMGVKRDGEPGPDFQLGMELHGKYTLFAEGSRGHLGKQLMAKYDLNKGKDPQAYGIGIKELWEIDPAKHQPGLVIHTSGWPLAHDVYGGSFLYHLENNQVAVGYVVGLNYHNPYISPYEEFQRYKTHPAIRGYFEGGKRISYGARAITSGGLQSLPKLVFPGGCLIGCDAGFLNMSRIKGSHAAIKSGMLAAEALVDALGASRQHDELSAYPTAFEQSWLHEELHVARNVKQYLNKGLVFGTIMTGIDQIVFRGKAPWTLRHNEPDHACLKPAANYQPIVYPKPDGKLTFDKLSSVFISNTNHAEDQPIHLTLKNPSVPVDVNLSKYAGPEQRYCPAGVYEYVKTDEGTDRLQINAQNCVHCKTCDIKDPTQNIVWVTPEGGGGPNYPNM; this is encoded by the coding sequence ATGACGAATCTCGTTGAACAGTACGGCCCACGCGAAGCGATGGAGTATGACGTGGTGATCGTCGGCGGTGGCCCGGCCGGGCTGTCCGCCGCGATCCGCATCAAGCAGCTCGCGCAGGAAAAGAACCAGGAAATCTCGGTGGTGGTGCTGGAAAAAGGCGGCGAGCTGGGTGCGCATATCCTGTCCGGTGCCGTGATGGACCCGCGCGCGCTGAACGAGCTGATTCCCGACTGGAAGGAAAAAGGCGCGCCGCTGAACACGCCCGTGAGCGAAGACCGGGTGCTGTTCCTGACTGAAACGAAAGCGTACAAGACGCCGAACTTCATGGTGCCGAAGTGCCTGGAAAACCATGGCAACTACGTGATTTCGCTGGGCAACGTGGTGCGCTGGCTGGGCCAGCAGGCGGAAAGCCTGGGTGTGGAGATCTTCCCCGGCTTCCCGGCCGCCGAGATCCTGTACAACGAGGATGGCTCCGTGAAAGGTGTCGCCACCGGCAATATGGGTGTCAAGCGCGACGGCGAACCGGGCCCCGATTTCCAGCTCGGCATGGAGCTGCACGGCAAATACACGCTGTTCGCCGAAGGCTCGCGCGGCCACCTGGGCAAGCAGCTGATGGCCAAGTACGACCTGAACAAGGGCAAGGACCCGCAAGCCTACGGCATCGGCATCAAGGAACTGTGGGAAATCGATCCGGCCAAGCACCAGCCCGGCCTGGTGATCCACACGTCCGGCTGGCCGCTGGCGCACGACGTGTATGGCGGCTCGTTCCTGTATCACCTGGAAAACAACCAGGTCGCCGTCGGCTACGTGGTCGGCCTGAACTACCACAACCCATATATTTCGCCGTACGAGGAGTTCCAGCGCTACAAGACGCACCCGGCGATCCGCGGCTACTTCGAAGGCGGCAAGCGCATCTCGTATGGCGCGCGCGCGATCACGTCGGGTGGCCTGCAATCGCTGCCGAAGCTGGTGTTCCCGGGCGGTTGCCTGATCGGTTGCGACGCCGGCTTCCTGAACATGAGCCGCATCAAGGGCAGCCACGCCGCCATCAAGTCCGGCATGCTGGCCGCCGAGGCGCTCGTCGATGCGCTGGGCGCCAGCCGCCAGCACGATGAACTGTCGGCCTACCCGACCGCCTTCGAGCAGTCCTGGCTGCATGAGGAACTGCACGTCGCGCGCAATGTGAAGCAATACCTGAACAAGGGCCTCGTGTTCGGCACGATCATGACGGGCATCGACCAGATCGTCTTCCGCGGCAAGGCACCCTGGACCCTGCGCCACAACGAGCCGGATCACGCCTGCCTGAAGCCGGCGGCCAATTACCAGCCGATCGTGTACCCGAAGCCGGACGGCAAGCTCACCTTCGACAAGCTGTCCTCCGTGTTCATCTCGAACACGAACCACGCCGAAGACCAGCCGATCCACCTGACCTTGAAGAACCCGTCGGTGCCGGTCGATGTCAACCTGTCCAAGTACGCGGGCCCGGAACAGCGCTACTGCCCGGCCGGCGTGTACGAATACGTGAAGACCGACGAAGGCACGGATCGCCTGCAGATCAACGCGCAGAACTGCGTGCACTGCAAGACCTGCGACATCAAGGATCCCACGCAGAACATCGTGTGGGTGACGCCAGAGGGTGGCGGCGGGCCGAACTACCCGAACATGTAG